A portion of the Myxococcales bacterium genome contains these proteins:
- a CDS encoding protein kinase, whose amino-acid sequence MNQQQRVSSGGKPVDPMLGRVVAGRYRLEARAGEGGMGVVYRARHVLIERVVALKLIRPDLRGETHLRAWMLREARAANRVDHAHIIDIHDIGETEEGELYLVMEYLVGTSLSTELARGPMPLARSVDILEQMCAALGRAHDLGVVHRDLKSDNILLSSRGGRKDFVKILDFGLAHLAMDPRLAPKGAVFGTPEYMSPEQARGEEAGPQSDLYALGVLFFEMLTGQLPFRSNDRETLLELQRTGPTPKPRSIKPDVLPAAEAIILKLLDKDKRKRHQDAHHLHEELKGLQRAIPSTAWDVNSASGEVAAPPPPPPPESPGVIEWASRAALFSRMVSRAYPSANAPAEIQAAVAQAWDLASRATRLEGEVASHTRKLESLERRGRALRAEIGRKVEELAHEESRALREVSTEQHEATRLRELVQHAERAAAQAKSAADQATAQSAPGPALRASFERSGAAQAVLELRKEQLLEREEKGGVKEAHARDLRRQIDELRAQLARYAEALEEDLSQGREKVATRTREGLGYEKAFNEASLLLLNHLKGKAEVRDLLQELMENMHSPPQQTQRTGNESRVPA is encoded by the coding sequence GTGAATCAGCAGCAGCGAGTCTCTTCAGGAGGCAAACCCGTCGATCCGATGCTCGGTCGGGTCGTCGCAGGTCGGTACCGGCTCGAAGCACGAGCCGGCGAAGGTGGCATGGGCGTCGTCTATCGCGCCCGTCACGTGCTCATCGAGCGGGTCGTCGCGCTGAAGCTCATTCGGCCCGACCTGCGCGGTGAAACGCACCTTCGTGCGTGGATGCTCCGCGAGGCGCGCGCCGCCAACCGCGTCGACCACGCGCACATCATCGACATCCACGACATCGGCGAGACGGAAGAGGGCGAGCTCTACCTCGTCATGGAGTACCTCGTCGGCACGTCGCTCTCGACGGAGCTCGCGCGGGGGCCCATGCCGCTGGCGCGCAGCGTCGACATCCTCGAGCAGATGTGCGCGGCGCTCGGTCGCGCCCACGACCTCGGTGTCGTGCACCGCGACCTCAAGAGCGACAACATCCTCTTGTCGTCGCGCGGCGGTCGAAAAGACTTCGTGAAGATCCTCGACTTCGGACTCGCCCACTTGGCGATGGATCCGCGGCTCGCGCCCAAGGGCGCCGTCTTCGGAACGCCCGAGTACATGTCGCCGGAGCAAGCGCGCGGCGAAGAAGCAGGACCGCAAAGCGATCTCTACGCGCTCGGAGTCTTGTTCTTCGAGATGCTCACGGGGCAGCTCCCCTTCCGCTCGAACGATCGCGAGACGCTCCTCGAGCTGCAGCGCACCGGGCCCACGCCCAAGCCCCGCTCCATCAAGCCCGACGTGCTCCCGGCGGCGGAAGCGATCATCCTCAAGCTCCTCGACAAGGACAAGCGCAAGCGCCACCAAGACGCCCACCATCTCCATGAAGAGCTGAAGGGCCTGCAGCGCGCCATCCCGAGCACCGCGTGGGACGTGAACAGCGCGTCCGGCGAGGTCGCCGCCCCGCCGCCGCCGCCACCGCCCGAATCGCCCGGCGTGATCGAGTGGGCGAGCCGCGCCGCGCTCTTCTCGCGCATGGTGAGCCGGGCGTACCCGTCGGCCAACGCGCCGGCGGAGATCCAAGCCGCCGTCGCACAAGCGTGGGATCTCGCGTCGCGCGCCACGCGACTCGAAGGCGAAGTCGCGAGCCACACGCGCAAGCTCGAGTCGCTCGAACGACGCGGCCGCGCCCTCCGCGCCGAGATCGGCCGCAAGGTCGAGGAGCTCGCGCACGAAGAGTCGCGAGCGCTCCGCGAGGTCTCGACGGAGCAACACGAAGCCACGCGCCTCCGCGAGCTCGTGCAGCACGCGGAGCGCGCCGCGGCACAGGCCAAGAGCGCCGCCGATCAGGCCACAGCGCAGTCCGCGCCAGGGCCGGCGTTGCGAGCATCCTTCGAGCGCTCCGGTGCCGCGCAAGCGGTCCTCGAGCTGCGCAAGGAGCAGCTCCTCGAGCGCGAAGAAAAAGGCGGCGTGAAAGAAGCTCACGCACGCGATCTGCGTCGTCAGATCGACGAGCTGCGCGCGCAGCTCGCCCGCTATGCGGAGGCCCTCGAAGAGGATCTCTCGCAGGGTCGCGAGAAGGTGGCGACGCGAACGCGCGAAGGCCTCGGTTACGAGAAGGCCTTCAACGAGGCGTCGCTCTTGCTCCTCAACCACCTGAAGGGCAAGGCCGAGGTCCGCGATCTGCTCCAGGAGTTGATGGAGAACATGCACTCGCCGCCGCAGCAGACGCAGCGCACGGGCAACGAGAGCCGCGTCCCCGCCTGA
- a CDS encoding DUF1232 domain-containing protein — MTEGSQDARFLELFPNWLKSLGEDAAILAEVLKKDVPEESRRSVAGGLNYIFKSLDLIPDGIDDLGFMDDAFVLRVAAALAVSAHPESDEGRLQRLAEDAMVVQEFLGDDYPRLENYVQNLRKGAARGRTVDDIVGDGTVRDGFLREVQAWSEAFVPPSFTRDPKTLIKLRAFLSAKLP; from the coding sequence ATGACCGAAGGCTCTCAAGACGCCCGCTTCCTCGAGCTCTTTCCCAACTGGCTGAAGTCGCTCGGTGAAGACGCGGCCATCCTCGCCGAGGTGCTGAAGAAGGACGTCCCCGAAGAGTCGCGCCGCTCGGTGGCCGGTGGCCTGAACTACATCTTCAAGTCGCTCGATCTCATCCCCGACGGCATCGACGATCTCGGCTTCATGGACGACGCCTTCGTGCTGCGCGTGGCCGCCGCGCTCGCCGTGTCGGCGCACCCCGAGTCCGACGAGGGGCGCCTCCAGCGCCTCGCGGAAGACGCCATGGTCGTTCAGGAGTTTCTCGGCGACGATTACCCGCGCCTCGAGAACTACGTGCAGAATCTCCGCAAAGGCGCGGCCCGCGGCCGCACCGTCGACGACATCGTCGGCGACGGCACCGTCCGCGACGGCTTCCTCCGCGAGGTGCAAGCGTGGTCCGAGGCCTTCGTGCCGCCCTCGTTCACGCGGGACCCAAAGACGCTCATCAAGCTGCGAGCGTTCTTGAGCGCGAAGCTCCCGTAG
- a CDS encoding tetratricopeptide repeat protein — protein sequence MMTADEPSRSQDFDVTIDALDDGRIATALVASERLLRGDKTLIPRLLRARALSKAWRFAESEAVLLAEPTDDLSAEQQWVLYRSWAVLRGEQRRHFDEVEWLRCATDLRPTETSGWIMMGCAYALAGRFTEAAACHQRATVCDGDPDEAFLNLGYVLRAEARFEEAREAFARALLLTPDYPEARSALADVSKALAASRRQSPTTRKATWKAAIEGWRSDRVASGLVAMDRYDALDPHSEPAKILRAEMLISIRRFSEAEASLLRVDDSGKARASCYAAWGSLRDAQGRFDEAISWYGRQLEVDPRSGADTAMGTSYAMSGRLDEAERRFRGAMRRPGDPSGAQRELGHILRMQLRLDEARDVLEACLHRKPRSERARRSLEDVAQASALLGNAR from the coding sequence ATGATGACCGCGGACGAACCTTCCCGTTCTCAAGACTTCGATGTCACCATCGATGCTCTCGACGACGGTCGCATTGCCACAGCACTCGTTGCCAGCGAGCGGTTGCTCCGCGGCGACAAGACGCTGATTCCTCGGCTCCTCCGGGCTCGGGCTCTTTCGAAAGCCTGGCGGTTCGCCGAGTCGGAAGCGGTCCTGCTGGCGGAGCCGACGGACGACCTATCCGCGGAGCAGCAGTGGGTGCTCTATCGCTCCTGGGCTGTTCTCCGCGGAGAACAGCGGCGGCACTTCGATGAGGTCGAGTGGCTCCGGTGTGCCACGGACTTGAGGCCGACCGAGACCTCCGGATGGATCATGATGGGCTGCGCCTACGCACTGGCTGGCCGTTTCACCGAGGCCGCGGCGTGCCACCAGAGAGCCACGGTCTGCGACGGGGATCCGGACGAGGCGTTCTTGAACCTCGGCTACGTACTCCGGGCAGAGGCGCGCTTTGAGGAAGCGCGGGAGGCGTTCGCGAGGGCCCTCTTACTCACCCCCGACTATCCGGAAGCACGGTCGGCCTTGGCCGACGTGTCAAAGGCGCTTGCGGCGTCGCGAAGGCAGAGTCCGACGACGCGGAAGGCCACGTGGAAAGCGGCCATCGAGGGCTGGCGCTCAGATCGAGTCGCATCAGGACTGGTGGCCATGGATCGCTACGATGCGCTAGACCCCCACTCGGAGCCGGCCAAGATCCTTCGTGCGGAGATGCTGATCTCGATCCGTCGTTTCAGCGAAGCGGAAGCCTCGCTCCTTCGCGTGGACGACTCGGGCAAGGCGCGTGCGTCCTGCTATGCCGCATGGGGCTCGCTACGCGACGCACAGGGGCGTTTCGACGAGGCCATCAGTTGGTACGGCCGACAGCTTGAAGTCGACCCTAGGTCCGGGGCCGATACCGCAATGGGCACCTCGTACGCGATGTCCGGTCGCTTGGACGAGGCCGAGCGTCGTTTCCGTGGTGCCATGCGGCGGCCCGGCGACCCGTCCGGCGCGCAGCGAGAGCTCGGCCACATCTTGCGCATGCAGCTACGACTCGACGAGGCGCGCGACGTGCTCGAGGCGTGCCTGCACAGGAAGCCCCGGTCGGAGCGGGCCAGGCGCTCGTTGGAAGATGTCGCTCAAGCCTCCGCGCTCCTGGGCAACGCGCGGTAG
- a CDS encoding serine/threonine protein kinase has translation MNTEDLASAVLVRRYRLLRPIGEGGMGVVYEAQDTDNQSRCAVKLLRREFVNNAAVTERFLDEAKACQRLAHPNVVQVFDVRRAEDGTPFFVMEFLDGAPLAAYLKGGSRIPVPDAANVLHGVLSGLSAAHAAGIVHRDLKPENVVLARDTTPGGSGGLRAKILDFGIAKVMDLAGGMGARTQTGMLLGTPAYMSPEQIRNAKEVDARSDLFACGALFYEMLSGRQAFGASNEFAKLTAVLTTEPEPLERIDPSLASLGAFVSRALAKDRNIRFQSADEMLGALSHVMAGYQGSLRPPGASAAPPGLSGAPALLASVGPAPAGKSSTLASAPSVTFHDRIAEVTVDGGGSRRVVPAWMAALLVSAALFFGFLLGLAVGRTM, from the coding sequence ATGAACACGGAAGATCTCGCTTCCGCCGTATTGGTCCGGCGCTACCGGCTGCTTCGTCCCATCGGCGAAGGTGGCATGGGCGTCGTCTACGAAGCGCAGGACACCGACAACCAATCGCGCTGCGCCGTAAAGCTCCTCCGTCGCGAGTTCGTGAACAACGCGGCCGTTACCGAGCGCTTCCTCGACGAGGCCAAGGCGTGTCAGCGCCTCGCCCATCCCAACGTCGTTCAAGTTTTCGATGTTCGCCGGGCCGAAGACGGGACTCCGTTTTTCGTGATGGAGTTCCTCGACGGAGCGCCGCTCGCCGCGTACCTCAAGGGCGGCTCGCGGATCCCCGTGCCCGACGCGGCGAACGTGCTCCACGGCGTCCTCTCGGGCCTGTCGGCGGCGCACGCGGCGGGCATCGTCCACCGCGATCTCAAGCCCGAGAACGTCGTCCTGGCGCGTGACACGACGCCCGGCGGCTCGGGGGGCCTGCGCGCGAAGATCCTCGATTTCGGCATCGCCAAGGTCATGGACCTCGCCGGCGGCATGGGCGCACGCACGCAGACCGGGATGCTGCTCGGGACGCCCGCGTACATGAGCCCGGAGCAAATCCGCAACGCGAAGGAGGTCGACGCGCGCTCCGATCTCTTCGCCTGCGGCGCGCTCTTCTACGAAATGCTCTCCGGCCGTCAGGCCTTCGGCGCGAGCAACGAGTTCGCAAAGCTCACGGCGGTGCTCACCACCGAGCCAGAGCCGCTCGAGCGCATCGATCCGTCGCTGGCGTCGCTTGGGGCGTTCGTGTCGCGGGCCCTCGCCAAGGATCGCAACATTCGCTTCCAGTCGGCGGACGAAATGCTCGGCGCGCTCTCGCACGTCATGGCGGGCTATCAAGGTTCGCTGAGGCCGCCCGGCGCTTCAGCGGCGCCCCCGGGCCTAAGCGGTGCGCCGGCGTTGCTCGCGTCCGTGGGCCCGGCGCCTGCCGGAAAGAGCTCCACGCTCGCCAGCGCTCCCTCCGTGACCTTCCACGATCGCATCGCCGAAGTGACCGTCGACGGCGGTGGCTCGCGTCGCGTGGTCCCCGCGTGGATGGCGGCGCTCCTCGTCTCGGCGGCGCTCTTCTTCGGGTTCTTGCTGGGGCTCGCCGTCGGGCGAACGATGTAG
- a CDS encoding exo-alpha-sialidase, which yields MQQQRIAPPTAPASPATVATTRRAHLLTRAMVVAVLAAALPVMATAGCVDHTYAPCAGKKAGAACRVCPQNDDACVETMEVKTCNAAGACTSSPSRAAARPDPNDGHPWLIDTGGGFCASWMGATDGPGGALWVGTGAGVFRLAAPEPNATFPLGGRPTEVGGVRALHRGIDAVYVDFGGSEVIEFGGASATRTSLGTGISAPMATSDNGCVAVRRGDELVVRSPGEGALRTAPIPRPKDGRELVIESVVGTDDGFLVRTFRHSSGELGAVYRVSCPGIAVTELARGRAVANLDDFARGNDGRVWAIDRYNASGGASQYRLMHSEDQGKTWAAASVPHGWQSWRVAVRGRWVVAAAPKMDAVLLSVDGGKNWSLELIETHSAVGEFHTLSVHVSDRGVVTLGGNCNYLIHRRAPLPMTP from the coding sequence ATGCAGCAGCAGCGAATCGCGCCCCCCACGGCGCCGGCAAGCCCCGCCACCGTCGCCACAACGCGTCGAGCGCACCTCCTCACGCGCGCCATGGTGGTCGCCGTACTTGCGGCCGCCCTCCCGGTCATGGCCACGGCTGGTTGCGTGGACCACACGTACGCGCCATGCGCCGGAAAAAAGGCCGGCGCCGCGTGCCGCGTCTGCCCACAGAACGACGACGCATGCGTCGAAACGATGGAAGTGAAGACCTGCAACGCGGCGGGTGCTTGCACGTCGTCGCCCTCGCGCGCGGCTGCACGCCCCGACCCCAACGACGGCCACCCTTGGCTCATCGACACGGGCGGCGGCTTCTGCGCCTCGTGGATGGGCGCGACGGATGGGCCCGGCGGAGCCCTTTGGGTCGGAACCGGGGCGGGCGTCTTCCGCCTCGCGGCGCCGGAGCCAAACGCCACGTTCCCCCTTGGCGGGCGGCCGACCGAGGTGGGCGGTGTCCGGGCGCTTCATCGCGGCATCGATGCTGTCTATGTGGATTTCGGCGGCAGCGAGGTGATTGAGTTCGGGGGCGCCTCGGCGACGCGAACGAGCTTGGGCACCGGAATCTCCGCGCCCATGGCGACGTCGGACAACGGGTGCGTCGCCGTGCGCCGCGGCGATGAGCTCGTCGTGCGGTCGCCCGGGGAAGGGGCTCTCCGAACCGCCCCCATTCCGCGTCCGAAGGACGGGCGCGAGCTCGTCATCGAGAGCGTCGTAGGTACCGATGATGGCTTCCTCGTTCGGACCTTTCGCCACAGCTCAGGCGAGCTAGGCGCCGTCTACCGGGTCTCGTGTCCCGGCATCGCCGTCACGGAACTCGCGCGCGGTCGCGCCGTCGCGAACCTCGACGACTTCGCCCGCGGCAACGACGGAAGGGTTTGGGCCATCGACCGCTACAACGCTTCCGGTGGTGCGAGCCAGTACCGGCTGATGCACTCCGAGGATCAGGGGAAGACCTGGGCTGCCGCTTCGGTACCTCATGGGTGGCAGTCTTGGAGGGTCGCCGTGCGCGGTCGTTGGGTCGTGGCGGCAGCCCCGAAGATGGACGCCGTTCTGCTGTCCGTCGACGGGGGCAAGAACTGGTCGCTCGAACTCATCGAGACGCACTCCGCCGTGGGGGAGTTTCATACCCTCAGCGTCCACGTGTCGGACCGCGGCGTCGTGACGCTCGGTGGAAACTGCAACTACTTGATTCATCGGCGTGCGCCGCTCCCCATGACACCGTGA
- a CDS encoding protein kinase — MRTATADVPNAANATGAEPTTALKPGARLGAYELLSPLASGGMGHVWSALRLGDFGFRRTVAIKVMREELSADPGFRTMFLDEARLASRISHTNVVEVLDLGESGGVLFLAMALVEGDSLAHLIDAAAARGTVRDVAHEVTARIGADVLRGLHAAHSLRSEAGEPIEFVHRDVSPQNILVGQDGVAKLTDFGVAKAEGAKASRDLSNRKGKLAYMAPEQFRSEAIDRRADLYALGVVLWELLAGARLPEEFRGERAGQGVPHPSMVNPKASRALGDVIMRAVRADPADRFSSAEEMADALEGAAHAEGIALSSKSVAAWVNGLASERILRRRHDTEAQLARTQAGTATTLPGDVEPRAGSPRKGAATALLAAGAAALLLIGLGGVAWRRAATSRVTETASAPSAMVTEAPPPDVSMAQTPSSSVAPAAPPTASHPPTPTAPLTSASAAPRGKTNVARPQRPSKPKPKYGNPYEGAP, encoded by the coding sequence ATGCGGACGGCGACGGCCGATGTCCCTAACGCCGCGAACGCCACGGGGGCGGAGCCAACGACCGCGCTAAAGCCGGGGGCGCGCCTCGGGGCGTATGAGCTCCTGTCGCCGTTGGCCAGCGGCGGAATGGGACACGTCTGGTCGGCGCTACGACTCGGCGACTTTGGCTTCCGTCGCACCGTCGCCATCAAGGTGATGCGCGAGGAGCTCTCCGCCGACCCGGGCTTCCGCACCATGTTCCTCGACGAAGCTCGGCTAGCGTCTCGCATCTCGCACACCAACGTCGTGGAGGTCCTCGACCTCGGCGAGAGCGGCGGGGTTCTCTTCTTGGCCATGGCCCTCGTCGAGGGCGACTCCTTGGCGCACCTCATCGACGCCGCCGCCGCGCGTGGCACCGTTCGCGATGTCGCACACGAAGTGACAGCGCGCATCGGCGCCGATGTCCTTCGCGGGCTTCACGCGGCGCACTCGCTGCGGAGCGAAGCCGGCGAGCCCATCGAGTTCGTGCATCGGGACGTTTCGCCTCAGAACATCTTGGTGGGCCAGGACGGCGTGGCAAAGCTCACGGACTTCGGTGTGGCCAAGGCCGAGGGCGCCAAAGCGAGCCGTGATCTCAGCAACCGCAAGGGCAAGCTCGCGTACATGGCGCCGGAGCAATTCCGCTCCGAAGCCATCGACCGACGCGCCGATCTCTACGCGTTGGGCGTCGTCCTCTGGGAGCTTCTTGCCGGCGCACGGCTTCCGGAAGAGTTCCGTGGCGAGCGCGCCGGCCAGGGCGTCCCCCATCCGAGCATGGTTAACCCAAAGGCAAGTCGAGCCTTGGGCGACGTGATCATGCGCGCCGTCCGGGCGGACCCCGCCGATCGCTTCTCCAGCGCCGAGGAGATGGCGGACGCGCTCGAGGGCGCGGCCCACGCCGAGGGCATCGCGCTTTCGTCGAAGTCCGTGGCCGCCTGGGTAAACGGTCTCGCCAGTGAGCGAATCCTCCGGCGCCGGCACGATACGGAGGCGCAGCTCGCGCGAACGCAAGCGGGCACGGCGACGACGCTCCCGGGCGACGTCGAGCCCCGCGCCGGCAGCCCCAGGAAGGGCGCGGCCACGGCTCTTCTGGCCGCCGGGGCCGCGGCGCTCCTCTTGATAGGGCTTGGCGGGGTTGCGTGGCGTCGCGCCGCGACGAGCCGCGTCACGGAGACGGCGTCGGCGCCTTCGGCGATGGTCACCGAGGCCCCTCCGCCCGACGTCTCCATGGCCCAGACGCCGTCGTCTTCCGTGGCGCCCGCCGCGCCGCCGACGGCAAGCCATCCGCCAACTCCGACCGCTCCTCTGACCAGCGCGAGCGCGGCGCCGCGCGGGAAGACCAACGTGGCCCGCCCCCAAAGACCTTCGAAACCCAAACCCAAATACGGCAATCCCTACGAAGGAGCGCCGTGA
- a CDS encoding sigma 54-dependent Fis family transcriptional regulator, whose protein sequence is MATDDALTEAVPKGQASVRVRAATLTVRSGPDAGLRARVEAPRFVVGSGDGADLRLTDTTVSREHLTLLFDADRLIVRDNGSRNGTVLGSLRVHEATLTGDATLTLGTTSLAIQLDSGLSDLVVATRDHFGAALGVSTAMRHVFGTLERASGTDVTILLEGESGVGKEVLARGVHDESPRQGGPFIAVDCGAIPEGLIESELFGHAKGAFTGALQERMGLFEQAHGGTLFLDEIGELPLEMQPKLLRVLELRTVRPVGGRDEKKIDVRVVAATNRHLASAVADGTFRKDLFYRLAVARVVVPPLRDRIDDIEPLAAMLLRRALGRDDVELAPDIAAMLRSHRWPGNVRELKNVIERHALLGVRDRTALFDGDGPLNPLSDDALWAMPFHDAKRTVLEGFERTYLTRALEASGGVVVRAVEQTGIARPTFYRMLERLGLRAKDPTAP, encoded by the coding sequence ATGGCGACCGACGACGCGCTGACGGAAGCGGTACCCAAGGGGCAGGCGTCGGTGCGCGTTCGCGCCGCGACGTTGACGGTGCGGTCGGGCCCCGACGCGGGCCTTCGCGCGCGCGTCGAAGCGCCACGCTTCGTGGTGGGGAGCGGTGACGGCGCGGACCTGCGTCTCACCGACACGACGGTGTCACGAGAACACCTAACGCTCTTGTTCGACGCGGACCGCTTGATCGTGAGGGACAACGGCAGCCGCAACGGCACGGTGCTCGGCAGCTTGCGCGTGCATGAAGCAACGCTCACAGGCGACGCCACGCTCACCTTGGGCACGACGTCGTTGGCGATTCAACTCGACTCGGGCTTGAGCGATCTCGTGGTGGCCACGCGGGACCATTTCGGCGCCGCCTTGGGCGTGTCGACGGCGATGCGTCACGTCTTCGGCACCCTCGAGCGCGCCAGTGGAACCGACGTCACGATCCTCTTGGAGGGCGAGAGCGGCGTGGGAAAAGAAGTGCTCGCGCGCGGCGTCCACGACGAGTCTCCGCGCCAGGGCGGCCCCTTCATCGCCGTGGACTGCGGCGCCATTCCCGAGGGTCTCATCGAGAGCGAGCTGTTTGGTCACGCGAAGGGCGCCTTTACCGGGGCTCTTCAAGAGCGGATGGGACTCTTCGAGCAGGCCCACGGCGGCACGCTCTTCTTGGACGAGATTGGAGAGTTGCCGCTCGAGATGCAGCCGAAGCTGCTGCGCGTGCTCGAGCTTCGCACCGTCAGGCCCGTCGGTGGCCGCGACGAGAAGAAGATCGACGTCCGCGTGGTCGCGGCCACGAACCGTCACTTGGCCTCGGCCGTCGCCGACGGGACCTTCCGCAAGGATCTCTTCTATCGCTTGGCCGTTGCCCGCGTGGTCGTTCCGCCGCTCAGAGATCGCATCGACGACATCGAGCCCCTCGCGGCGATGCTCCTCCGTCGCGCCTTGGGGCGCGACGACGTAGAGCTCGCGCCGGACATCGCGGCGATGCTGCGGTCGCATCGCTGGCCCGGCAACGTGCGCGAGCTGAAAAATGTCATCGAGCGCCACGCGCTCCTCGGCGTTCGGGATCGCACGGCGCTCTTTGATGGCGACGGGCCGTTGAACCCGCTATCGGACGACGCCCTGTGGGCCATGCCGTTTCATGACGCGAAGCGTACGGTCCTCGAGGGGTTCGAGCGCACGTACCTGACCCGCGCCCTCGAGGCATCGGGCGGCGTCGTGGTGCGCGCCGTCGAGCAGACGGGCATCGCGCGACCGACATTTTACCGAATGCTCGAGCGGCTCGGGCTGCGGGCCAAAGATCCGACCGCGCCCTGA
- a CDS encoding endo alpha-1,4 polygalactosaminidase, with the protein MPGPQTDAAPSPPTVDASVPPPPPPPPSASRWMPKPGTSWQWQLSGTGNLDTSLNVAAYDIDLFETSQATIDTLHAAGRKVICYFDTAYEPGRPDSATLAPYRHNAVKGWPGQYWLDVREPVVVNVMKSRIAMAAQRHCDAVEADDVDSRDNNPGTGITAGEQQAFIRTLAAEAHAQGMSFALKNDLADIPALLNDVDFAINEECFAYNECDALVPFIQAGKAVLQVEYTSGALSSKSGLCARANAMNFDTLIKHLNLDAARYACR; encoded by the coding sequence ATGCCGGGGCCCCAGACGGATGCCGCGCCATCGCCCCCCACCGTCGACGCGTCGGTTCCGCCGCCGCCGCCGCCGCCGCCATCGGCCTCGCGGTGGATGCCAAAGCCTGGAACGTCGTGGCAATGGCAGCTCAGTGGGACGGGCAACCTCGACACCTCCTTGAACGTCGCCGCTTACGACATCGACCTCTTCGAGACGAGCCAGGCGACCATCGACACCTTGCACGCGGCGGGTCGCAAGGTGATCTGCTACTTCGACACGGCCTACGAGCCAGGTCGCCCCGACTCGGCAACGCTGGCGCCGTACCGACACAACGCGGTCAAAGGTTGGCCCGGTCAATATTGGCTCGATGTTCGTGAGCCGGTCGTCGTCAACGTGATGAAGTCGCGCATCGCGATGGCGGCGCAGCGCCACTGCGATGCCGTGGAGGCCGATGACGTCGACTCCCGCGACAACAATCCCGGCACCGGCATCACCGCCGGCGAGCAGCAGGCGTTCATCCGCACGCTGGCCGCGGAGGCCCACGCCCAGGGGATGTCGTTCGCGCTGAAGAACGACCTCGCGGACATCCCGGCGCTCTTGAACGATGTCGACTTCGCCATCAACGAGGAGTGTTTTGCTTACAACGAGTGCGATGCCCTCGTGCCGTTCATCCAAGCGGGCAAGGCCGTCTTGCAGGTCGAATACACGTCGGGCGCCCTCAGCTCGAAGAGCGGCCTCTGTGCGAGGGCCAACGCCATGAACTTCGACACACTCATCAAGCACCTGAACCTCGACGCGGCCCGATACGCCTGTCGGTAG
- a CDS encoding Uma2 family endonuclease: protein MADPARAAATYDELLALPRHITGQIVFGVLHAHPRPAPKRAQAATTLGEELGPPFKRGRGGPGGWLILDEPELHLGNHVIVPDLAGWRRERMPEMPVDKAYFTLAPDWVCEVLSPSTASLDRGDKLKVYASFEVRHVWFVDPEAQTLELLLLDGKGYRVFEVFSGEAKIRAVPFDAIELELGLLWAR, encoded by the coding sequence ATGGCTGATCCGGCCCGCGCCGCCGCGACTTACGACGAGCTCCTCGCCCTGCCCCGTCATATCACCGGGCAGATCGTGTTCGGTGTGCTCCACGCGCACCCTCGGCCGGCCCCGAAACGTGCGCAGGCCGCGACGACACTCGGCGAAGAGCTCGGTCCTCCCTTCAAGCGAGGGCGCGGCGGCCCAGGCGGTTGGCTCATCCTGGACGAGCCAGAGCTTCACCTTGGCAATCACGTTATCGTGCCCGACCTCGCCGGCTGGCGACGGGAGCGCATGCCCGAGATGCCCGTCGATAAGGCCTACTTCACGCTGGCACCGGACTGGGTGTGCGAGGTCCTCTCGCCCAGCACGGCATCCCTCGACCGAGGCGACAAGCTCAAGGTCTACGCGTCCTTCGAAGTTCGCCACGTCTGGTTCGTCGATCCCGAGGCGCAGACGCTCGAGCTCCTCTTGCTCGATGGGAAGGGATACCGCGTGTTCGAGGTCTTCTCCGGTGAGGCGAAGATTCGCGCTGTGCCCTTCGACGCCATCGAGCTGGAGCTAGGGCTCCTCTGGGCGCGCTGA
- the rplT gene encoding 50S ribosomal protein L20 yields MPRAKRGFKARRRRNRILKHASGFHSARSRLFAYAKEVVMKSWVYGYAHRRRRRRDFRRLWITRINAAARTAGTSYSRLMHGLKKANIGLDRKVLSDLAIFDPKAFAEIVKTAAT; encoded by the coding sequence ATGCCCCGCGCAAAACGTGGATTTAAGGCTCGCCGCCGCCGCAACCGCATCCTGAAGCACGCCTCCGGCTTCCATAGCGCCCGCTCGCGCCTCTTCGCTTACGCGAAAGAGGTCGTGATGAAGTCCTGGGTCTATGGCTACGCCCACCGTCGCCGTCGCCGACGCGACTTCCGCCGCCTTTGGATCACCCGCATCAACGCGGCCGCCCGCACCGCCGGCACGAGCTACTCGCGCCTCATGCACGGCCTCAAGAAGGCCAACATCGGGCTCGACCGCAAGGTCTTGAGCGACCTCGCGATCTTCGACCCGAAGGCCTTCGCCGAGATCGTGAAGACCGCCGCGACCTAG
- the rpmI gene encoding 50S ribosomal protein L35: MPKMKTNKSAAKRFKVTGSGRVRRPKAGGNHMLINKSRKRLRRLRNNDMVHGTMEKRIKRLLNG; this comes from the coding sequence ATGCCGAAGATGAAGACCAACAAAAGCGCCGCGAAGCGCTTCAAGGTCACCGGAAGCGGGCGGGTTCGCCGACCCAAAGCGGGTGGCAACCACATGCTCATCAACAAGTCCCGGAAGCGCCTTCGTCGCCTCCGCAACAACGACATGGTTCACGGAACCATGGAGAAGCGCATCAAGCGCCTCCTTAACGGCTGA